The Deltaproteobacteria bacterium DNA segment CCAAATCGGCCGTTGTTTTTGCCCTGCCACTGGAGTTATCGGAGTTTGTCGTATAGTATGCGTTGGCGAACAATAAGAAGGATTGCTCATTAGGCGGCTACGTGGATGAGACCGGCTATTGGAGCGGTACCCAGCGATGGGAAATACCCGTCGATTTCACCTGAACCAAAACAAAGCCATAAACGGCTTTTCCGAATCCATAATTATCATAGAGGGGCGCACCTCCTCCACCGCTGATGACATATAAGATTCCATCTATGTCCATCGTATCATAGAGGTGGATATGCCCGAGGAAGACCATGGGACCGGCGACGGCCTTGATTAGCGTCATAACCTCTCCGCCCCGGCCCCCATTGGAGTCCCCGATCATGGCATGAACTTTCCAACGGCCGACAGCCGGCGGTTTATGAAAAGCAACCAGGCAGACCTTCTCTTTTGTCAGCCTGCTCCGGGCAAACTCCAGCGCTTCATCGTTAAATGTTCCATTCCCATTATCCAACCCGATAAGGCGACAATTACCATAAT contains these protein-coding regions:
- a CDS encoding metallophosphoesterase; the encoded protein is MKTRITIAILCLFLFVSIPLPGGAVPLSLGKNITAILANQSVSNEGFDFIVLGDNRGNEEIYKRLLNRARDFKPRFLLNTGDIIKGGQAAEFETYRELIADFDIPILHIPGNHDVYFDRNNYRKFVGDYNWSFDYGNCRLIGLDNGNGTFNDEALEFARSRLTKEKVCLVAFHKPPAVGRWKVHAMIGDSNGGRGGEVMTLIKAVAGPMVFLGHIHLYDTMDIDGILYVISGGGGAPLYDNYGFGKAVYGFVLVQVKSTGISHRWVPLQ